The Lepidochelys kempii isolate rLepKem1 chromosome 2, rLepKem1.hap2, whole genome shotgun sequence genomic interval AACTCTTGGTCAGCAGAGGTGCTAAGACAAGTGGTATCAATAAGAGTAGTAAAACTGTGATGAAACCTGTTTTGGTTGTTATGGTGACAGTTGCTCTGACTGCTGTTGGGTTGTTGAAtgcctcccagcctcctgcagtgACCTCAGTGGTGATTCCTGTTCACAAACTGCCTTTGTCCATGGATGGCCTGAAGGTGGTGTTGCTATCAGATATCCACCTGGGACCCACTGTAGGGAAGACTAAACTTGCAATGGTTGTGCAGATGGTCAAAGCTTTAAAACCCGATATCACTGTGATTGTAGGTGATCTATCAGATTCTGAAGTGATGGCCATCCGACCTGCTGTTGAACCTCTTAGTGAGCTTAATTCCCCATTGGGAACTTACTTTGTCACTGGAAACCACGAGTATTATACTTCTGATGTCAACAGCTGGTTTGAATTACTGAAGTCATTTAACATTCATCCACTCCACAATGAGAATGTGAAGATCTCTTCTCCAAGGAGCAGCAATGATTGGTTCTGTCTGGCTGGGGTTGATGATATTGAAGCTCAGGTTATGCGCTATTCTGGGCATggcatggatttaaaaaaagccCTAGTTGACTGCAGTGCTGATCATGCAATAGTACTTCTGGCTCATCAGCCACTGGCTGCAAAATGGGCTCTCCAAGATCGCCCAGACATAAATTTGATTCTTTCTGGCCACACTCACGGTGGGCAAATATTCCCTCTGAATGCTGGTGCCTATTTGCTGAATCCCTTCTTTGTTGGCTTGTATAAAGTTGGGCAGAGCACTTTCGTATATGTCAGCCCGGGGACTATGTATTATGGAATTCCAATGAGGCTGGGCAGCAGAGCTGAAATAACGGAGATCATCCTGCACTCTCCCTGAATGGTCTGCCAACTTAAAAATTCTGTGTCATCTATCAGCCAGTATAACTGACGGTTTGATTCATAAGTCCCCAAGCCAAGtccatccctgatgtaactccgGGGAAGCCAGTGAAGTTAGAGCAGTGATGGACTTGGTTCTGTAAGTCTGATGCTGATCTTTGTGCAGAAAGCACTGTTTCTTCTGCCACATAGTAGTAAGCTTATCAAACACCCATCACAGATGAGTGGAAGCGATGAATAAATCAATCAGATGAGTTATTTGTGCTATTGATATCCTGCATTTTAAAGAGATCACCATGAGATCAGTGTTTCGTTTTAAGTGTGCTTACTGTGCATGTTTAATATCTGTAATCTGTTATTAGTTCACATTCCATTTTTCACTTGTTTATTGGTGGAGTGCCGCCTAACTCATGATGATGATGTAGAGTTCACCCACTGGGAAGTGTGGTGAAACTGTGGATGCAAATTTTGCACAGTGCTCTACAAAGTCTTCATTGAGGTTTATCGAGTTGTCCTACAATGGGAAGTGAACGGGGTATTTTTAGGTGATAACAAGGATTCTGTTTAAAATTTGTATGGGGTGCCTGTAGGTGCTACTGCAAAATGACCAGTAAAGTACGATGCCtgtgctagggttgccaattttggttggatatattcctggaggtttcatcacatgacctaatctttaattaaagattaatcttttaattcctgcagactccagaaaaatcctggagggttgacaaccTTAGGCCCTGTGCATTTGCTCCTTTAAAATCTAGATAAAAACCTAAATCATAACAATTGGAGAGACTTTTATAGTGGGGCCGGGTGGAAACAGCTTCCTTGTTTTGCCTAAATGTAACCGGTCATCTAGTGAGTATCTAATAAAGGTCTTATAAAAGGGACATTGTTAACTTAAAACTCCCACTTCAGTGTGAGCATTCAGTACTTTACCATTGGTAT includes:
- the TMPPE gene encoding transmembrane protein with metallophosphoesterase domain; its protein translation is MISFKQLPLEAKAAVAAGVVFFSMMISQTFLAEQLEFGTQRWLRRLQMALFVNALMLIGSLYIWRCIVTTFYRLSAAYSYCFLPWKIAVLTFLALAHSSFFTLLFLVAEEPYFFSLASYTCLGAYIILIFFLFTLGSVEQVYKLLVSRGAKTSGINKSSKTVMKPVLVVMVTVALTAVGLLNASQPPAVTSVVIPVHKLPLSMDGLKVVLLSDIHLGPTVGKTKLAMVVQMVKALKPDITVIVGDLSDSEVMAIRPAVEPLSELNSPLGTYFVTGNHEYYTSDVNSWFELLKSFNIHPLHNENVKISSPRSSNDWFCLAGVDDIEAQVMRYSGHGMDLKKALVDCSADHAIVLLAHQPLAAKWALQDRPDINLILSGHTHGGQIFPLNAGAYLLNPFFVGLYKVGQSTFVYVSPGTMYYGIPMRLGSRAEITEIILHSP